TCTGGCTTTCTCCAACCTAGATAACCAGTTCAGGATGTCCATATTGGAGCGACTTGAGCAGATGGAGAGGAGAATGGCTGAAATGACAGGCTCCCAGCAACACAAACAAGGAGTAGGAGGCGGGagcaatgggaatgggaacagtgGAACACAGGTGCAGGTATGAACCCTTCTGTATCCAGACACAGCTTTGTGCTTTCTTAccagaggtttttttgggggatggGGTTTGGAAAGGGTTATAGTTTGTCCTAAGTAACAAGTCTGATTTGTGGGTGTCTAACAGCAGCTGTTTTCCAGTTGCATTTGCCACTGTCTCAGTACTTACTTGTAGAAGTGGAAGGCTGCCTGTTCAGGGcaagctgcagctcctctccctggtTAAACTGGGATGTGTGTGGTGTTTCAGTGTGTTTCTGGGACTGGGACCCTGGGCAGCTGCTTTGAGAGCCGCGTGGTGGTGGTGTGCGAGAAGATGATGAGTCGTGCGTGCTGGGCGAAGTCCAAACACTTGATCCATTCAAAGACTTTCCGAGGAATGACACTGCTCCATCTAGCCGCTGCCCAGGGCTATGCTACTCTCATCCAGACCCTCATCAAATGGCGGTAAGACCTAGCCTGCTGGACTCTGGGGTGTCAGTACAGGCATGGCAGGAGCATATATAAACTCTGCTCAGTCCACATTTCTGGTTGTCTTGTACAAAGAGCCAAGGGCCTGAATTTGTTCCCAGCCCCTGATCTGATGGGACCTGTCTCTTGAGTCCAGTCATGGATGTATCATGCTCTTCATGTCTGTGGTGGGGGCACTGTCGGTAGTAAATAAACGTGTTGTGGGCATGTGTGTGACCTCTGCTCTGTGGTACAGCACTTGGGATAAATCCATGCATAGACAATGATCCTGACATGGCTACAGTGCATCATTCCTTCTCTTGTTTCCCCTGCAGCACCAAACATGCAGACAGCATTGATCTGGAGCTGGAAGTTGACCCTTTGAATGTGGATCATTTCTCCTGCACTCCTCTGGTAAGAGCAGGGTCTGAAACTTCGGAGAGAGTTTGAGGGCCCTTTGGGGGAGTTCTTTCTGATGTTACTTTCCTAAAGTGTTTCTCTGTGGAGAGTAGATGTTCCTGTGTGTTCCTGCTGCCTACGTGGTAAGACATGGTGCTATCAGCTTCCTGGCATTTTGTTGAGAAAGAGCACACAGAACAAAACTTTGTCACTGAGAAACATGAGGAAGGGGAACAGACACATGGTTCTGGTTAGTGTTTTACACAGAATCTAGTCTCCACTGTCATGGTGTGGAAAGGACTTTACATGCCTTCTTTCACATTGTCCTCTGTGACTATTTGACTGTAGAGGTTGTAAAGTTACAAGCTTATCTTGGTCACTGGAGTCATGAAACCATGACTCGGAACTTAAACAAAAAGCCAGAACTGCCACTTTACAACTCTGGAGTATTGATTTTATTGTTCCCAACCTTTGGTCCTATGTGCATGCTTCTGACCTCAGAGATTCCTTTGTGTATGAAGCTGTTCTGTCTCTGCAGTGATGTTAATGtcacaaaaaaagcccaaaataaaagaaaacaaacttttttaAGTTTAGTCAGCTTTATTTGTCAATTGGAGGTTTCTCTGTTGTAGGAGAAAATAGCATGTATTCAGTTCTCTACATTGGCCTTTTGTTAGGTTGGGACATTTATAAATGTAATCTGCTGGCTTTGAGCATGTCATGGTTTTGTTTATCAGAACAGTTTTTCCTTGAGCTGTGACCAGACCTCCACTGCattaataaaaaaggagaaGGCAGGTCTCCCAGTGGGTCAgttaccttttctttttagatGTGGGCATGTGCCCTGGGCCACATGGATGCAGCTGTTGTGCTGTACAAGTGGGACCGCCGAGCCATCTCCATTCCTGACTCCCTCGGGAGACTGCCGCTGGCCATTGCTCGGTCTCGGGGCCACGTGAAGTTGGCAGAGTGCTTGGAGCAGCTACAGCGAGATGAGCAAACTCAGCTTGGGCAAAACCCCAGGATTCAGTGCCCCTCGAGCACAGACTCCAACACAGAGAACTGGGTGTCCCAATGGCACAGTGAGCTTGTTGCTTCTCAGGAGCCTCAGAAGGGAGTCACAGTGATTTCCAGTACAAACACAGGTAAAACATCCTGGAGGGCATGCTCTGTTTTGCTGACATTTAACATGTGAAAATGTTGGGGCAAGGAGCTCAATTGGGCAGAAGGTGCCACCTGGTAGTCTTGCTGTCCatacttaattcttttcttgtGCTCCATACACTTGCATAAGCATCAGGAAGGGGAGTGAATGCCTGCTTTGGAAAGACCTGGTGTATCTTAGGAGTGGTTGAGACAGTATCCTCCCTGGGTGGTTGTTATTCCCATTGCACATCCTCTCAGGTCTCAGGTGCCCATGGAGCACAGCGCAAACTTTGGCCTGAGACAGAAGGTGTTGTGTTCCTACAGCAGTCGTGAGTTGCATGTTTAGTTTTGACCACTGATCTGTTTGTTTACAGAGCTGAGGCGGCCAAGGTCAGAACCTTCCAGCTATTACAGCAGTGAGACTCAGAAAGATTACCCTGCACCCAAAAAGCATAAGCTGAGCCCTGAGTATTTTCAAGCCCGGCaagaaaagctgctttccaCTGCACTGAGCCTGGAACAGCCAAGCATTAGGAAGCAGAACTCCAGCTCCAAGCAATCCTCCACTGAGACAATCAGCCCCAGTGAAGGGCTGAGGGACTATGGCCGGGAGCtctcccagcacatcccagaagTTACTGGGTACCGGGGCTCCGGCAGTCAAGCAGGCATCAAATGGAACGCAAAGGACATTTATATTGGTGTGTCTGCAGTGCAGGTGGCAGGGAGCCAGAAGGGCACTGCCCTGGGGAAGGATGCTGTGGCCCATCGGCTGCGCCAGCGGGAGCAGATGAATGTGTTGATGATGGCCGACAGGGAGATGGTGGATGCAGAACTCTTGTCCTACAGGGACAACGCAGGGGATGAGGACTGTTTACACCACATGGATGAACTGCAGGTAAACGCACCCACAGCACCAAGATCAGCAGTCTCATAGAGCATGGAGGATCCTGACCATGAGAAACTCCTGTGGAGGCCTCTAGAAAATTGTGCTTTGAATCACACAGTCAGTGTATACTTTCTTCCAATTTCAACACAGACATAAAATCTAATAGTCAGCATTTAGGGTTCTACACTGGCATACACTTCAACAGTGTACAGAATGCACAAAATTGCAGTTGtgcaaggaaaaaggaaggagcAAAGCCTGATCACAGAAGTGCATGTCACTCAGGTGGCCCAATAGTCCTGTGGGAACTGTGCAGCAGTCCCTACAAAGACAAGATGTGACAGAGGTAGTGCTATGATTGCAGGCCAGACATCTGCACttcagagggaaggagggaagagtGGAGAATGGGAGAGACAGTGGGTTTGAGAAGGAAGAATCCTACTAGGTATggagtagaggaaataaaaatacaacagAAGCAGGAGACATGGATGAGAAGTAGTCACTGGGAGAAAGATACTGTTGTTTGAGCAAATGGGTAATGGGAACACAGTTCTACCTTGGTATCTCTGAATGTTCTCCTCTGGCTGGTATAACATGAGCTAAGCAGAGCATTGCAAAACAAGAGcagttttctgttctctgaGTTGAAAATTCCTGTGGAACTTGCTGAGCTGAGGGATGTCGTTCAGGATTCCTGGCAGTGTTTTGTCCCAAGTTTTTTAACTTCTCTTGAGCTGCCTTTATTGTCCTCTTGTGCTCTACTGCATATCTCAGCAAAAGAGCAGCAAAGTCacttttcctttggaaataaCATACTAGTGACAGCTCTGGAGGGAGAGCCCAGAGACCTTGCAGCAGATCTCTTGGCTCCCcataaaggagaaaaagtaGTCTGGGGAATATGAAACCCTGCAGTGCTTGGTCTGAAGAGGCAGAAAAGCAAATAAGCACTGGTTTATGGATTTCTCTCCACTGCTGAGACAAACAGTACACTTCAGCTTCCACAGGTTTGGGCAAAATGAAGAATTCTGTCTCAAGCTGGGCTGTAAGCACAAGGTACCTTCTACCAGGGAGCTAAAGTTTGCTGTTCTTTCCTCCTTGACAGGTGAACATGATGACACTTGCAGAGCACATTATTGAAGCTACGCCTGACAGGATCAAGCGGGAGAATTTTGTGCCAATGGAATCGCTGCTGGTGGAGAGGACGGACAGTGCTGCCATGAGCACCACCATGAGCTGGCTGGCCAGTTACCTTGCTGACGTTGATCACTTGCCCAGTGCTGCACAGATCAGGTCAGTGAGAGCTGTGAGGTTGTTCTGGGTTTCAGTGTGGTGTGTGTGCTGGGCTGCATGTTCTGACTCTTCAGCCTGCAGGAGCCAGTTCTCAGTGAGACTCAGTTCTGGTCTTGCAGGCCCAGGCACATTCTTGTGCTCAGATGTATTGTTGCCATCACAGCTACAAATTCATGGAGTGGGGGTTTCACTCCAGCACCACATCTGTGCCATGCAGGACAGGCAGGCTCAGGGGTATGGGATGTTGCTtgaagagagggaggggaaCATAAACTTCTGTCTTGAACTCAGAAATGTTGTTGTCCTTATCTGTGATGCCAGCCCAAGTTCTTTGTAAGCCAATAATTCCTACTGTGATTGATATTTCAGAAGTCTGTATAGTGAACCCCTGACCCCTTCTTCGAACACCAGCTTGAGCCCTGCAGGCTCACCAATCAGTGAAATAGCTTTTGAGAAACCCAGCCTTCCCTCGGCAGCAGACTGGTCTGAATTTCTGAGTGCATCCACCAGCGAGAAGGTAGAAAATGAGTTTGCACAGTTAACTCTGTCTGATCATGAGCAGAGAGAACTCTATGAAGCTGCCAAACTCGTCCAGACAGTATTCAGGAAATACAAGGTATGTGGCCCAAATGTCCAGTGTCTTCCTTGATGGTTGTGTGACAGGGAGCGTAATTTGTTACAAACCAAAATGTGGGGACAAAAATACAGTTTCTGTCATAACCTTTTCAGTGCTTCTGGCATTTGCTTGTTGATGTTTACCCAACAAGTGCTGTGTGGGGAGTGCATGCCGTGCCTTGGCACATCTGCTGTGTCAGAGCAGCACTCACAAAGCACATCCTCAAAATGTAGCCCAGAGGTTCTGCTTTTAGTTGCCCATTTGGTGTAAAGATGCATTTTGAAGGTTTGTTCCTTATGTGAGTTGACAGCAGAGATTTCTCCAGGAGATGCCTAGGCCCAGGTTGGACCAGGTAGCATTGAAAGAAGACGTttgccctgccagcagctgagcCACATCACCTGTCTTGGGTTTTGGTGCACTCTGGCTGATGCTGCTCCTTTCTTTCTCCACACAGGGTCGTCCTCTCCGGGAACAGCAggaggtggctgctgctgttatTCAGCGTTGCTACCGAAAGTACAAACAGGTAATCAAGAAAGTGAAATTTTGTGAAACACGTGTGAGCGCCACGAACACACCCCATTGTAGTGGGCATTGTCCCATTGTTCCTCTTGTGTGCTTTTCAGCATGCAGTAATGGAATACTTC
The Poecile atricapillus isolate bPoeAtr1 chromosome 22, bPoeAtr1.hap1, whole genome shotgun sequence genome window above contains:
- the CAMTA1 gene encoding calmodulin-binding transcription activator 1 isoform X2 — translated: MSILERLEQMERRMAEMTGSQQHKQGVGGGSNGNGNSGTQVQCVSGTGTLGSCFESRVVVVCEKMMSRACWAKSKHLIHSKTFRGMTLLHLAAAQGYATLIQTLIKWRTKHADSIDLELEVDPLNVDHFSCTPLMWACALGHMDAAVVLYKWDRRAISIPDSLGRLPLAIARSRGHVKLAECLEQLQRDEQTQLGQNPRIQCPSSTDSNTENWVSQWHSELVASQEPQKGVTVISSTNTELRRPRSEPSSYYSSETQKDYPAPKKHKLSPEYFQARQEKLLSTALSLEQPSIRKQNSSSKQSSTETISPSEGLRDYGRELSQHIPEVTGYRGSGSQAGIKWNAKDIYIGVSAVQVAGSQKGTALGKDAVAHRLRQREQMNVLMMADREMVDAELLSYRDNAGDEDCLHHMDELQVNMMTLAEHIIEATPDRIKRENFVPMESLLVERTDSAAMSTTMSWLASYLADVDHLPSAAQIRSLYSEPLTPSSNTSLSPAGSPISEIAFEKPSLPSAADWSEFLSASTSEKVENEFAQLTLSDHEQRELYEAAKLVQTVFRKYKGRPLREQQEVAAAVIQRCYRKYKQLTWIALKYALYKKMTQAAILIQSKFRSYYEQKKFQQSRRAAMLIQQYYRSYKECGKRRQNRRAATIVQQKLRSSLLTKKQDQAARKIMRFLRRCRHRVKELKKAKELEDTQQHPVAM
- the CAMTA1 gene encoding calmodulin-binding transcription activator 1 isoform X1, producing the protein MPCRLPDNQFRMSILERLEQMERRMAEMTGSQQHKQGVGGGSNGNGNSGTQVQCVSGTGTLGSCFESRVVVVCEKMMSRACWAKSKHLIHSKTFRGMTLLHLAAAQGYATLIQTLIKWRTKHADSIDLELEVDPLNVDHFSCTPLMWACALGHMDAAVVLYKWDRRAISIPDSLGRLPLAIARSRGHVKLAECLEQLQRDEQTQLGQNPRIQCPSSTDSNTENWVSQWHSELVASQEPQKGVTVISSTNTELRRPRSEPSSYYSSETQKDYPAPKKHKLSPEYFQARQEKLLSTALSLEQPSIRKQNSSSKQSSTETISPSEGLRDYGRELSQHIPEVTGYRGSGSQAGIKWNAKDIYIGVSAVQVAGSQKGTALGKDAVAHRLRQREQMNVLMMADREMVDAELLSYRDNAGDEDCLHHMDELQVNMMTLAEHIIEATPDRIKRENFVPMESLLVERTDSAAMSTTMSWLASYLADVDHLPSAAQIRSLYSEPLTPSSNTSLSPAGSPISEIAFEKPSLPSAADWSEFLSASTSEKVENEFAQLTLSDHEQRELYEAAKLVQTVFRKYKGRPLREQQEVAAAVIQRCYRKYKQLTWIALKYALYKKMTQAAILIQSKFRSYYEQKKFQQSRRAAMLIQQYYRSYKECGKRRQNRRAATIVQQKLRSSLLTKKQDQAARKIMRFLRRCRHRVKELKKAKELEDTQQHPVAM